In the Thermodesulfovibrio yellowstonii DSM 11347 genome, one interval contains:
- a CDS encoding sulfite exporter TauE/SafE family protein — MKSRFIHSLWIGLVAGCFGGLVGLGGGVVMIPLMVAVLKITQHRAHGTSLFALVFTGITGAITYGMKGSVDFIASLILAVTAIFTARIGAKFAHSLPEWKLKRAFGAFLIFAALILIAKPYLAELYHFEFGGTAKIITLLVIGIFAGFLAGMMGIGGGTVMVPALVLILNYGQHIAQGTSLLCMVPAGAVGAYTHLKLGNVIKELLPGLIVGIILGTYIGSNIAHALADAYLRVIFAFIIIWTGIRFLKTPNPAK; from the coding sequence AGCCGATTTATTCATTCTCTATGGATTGGGCTTGTAGCAGGTTGTTTTGGCGGTCTTGTTGGGCTTGGTGGCGGTGTAGTCATGATTCCTCTTATGGTAGCTGTTCTCAAAATTACTCAACATAGAGCTCACGGAACAAGTCTATTTGCTCTTGTATTTACAGGAATTACAGGTGCAATTACATATGGAATGAAAGGCTCTGTTGATTTTATCGCATCTTTGATTCTCGCTGTCACAGCAATTTTTACAGCAAGAATAGGCGCTAAATTTGCACATAGTCTGCCAGAGTGGAAACTTAAAAGAGCTTTTGGTGCTTTTTTAATTTTCGCTGCCTTAATTTTAATAGCAAAACCTTACCTTGCTGAGTTATATCATTTTGAATTTGGAGGCACTGCAAAAATTATTACCCTTCTTGTAATAGGCATATTTGCAGGTTTTCTTGCTGGAATGATGGGTATAGGTGGTGGAACTGTTATGGTTCCAGCGCTTGTTCTTATATTAAACTATGGACAACATATAGCACAGGGAACATCTCTATTATGTATGGTTCCTGCAGGTGCTGTAGGTGCATATACACATCTGAAACTTGGAAATGTCATAAAAGAATTGCTTCCAGGATTGATTGTTGGAATAATTTTAGGAACATATATTGGCTCTAATATTGCACATGCTCTTGCAGATGCTTATCTAAGGGTTATATTTGCTTTTATTATTATATGGACAGGAATAAGATTCTTAAAAACACCAAATCCTGCTAAATGA